In a single window of the Treponema sp. J25 genome:
- a CDS encoding alanine--tRNA ligase, which produces MDANELRTKYIEFFKSKGHVQIQGKSLIPDNDPTVLFTTAGMHPLVPYILGEPHPAGTRLTNYQKCIRTGDIESVGDASHLTFFEMLGNWSLGDYFKEEAISMSFEFLTDPKWLGIPIEKIGVTVFAGEPGIPRDEESAAIWKRLGIPEERIRFLPREDNWWGPAGTTGPCGPDTEMFIDTGRPACGPDCGPGCKCGKWLEIWNDVFMQYNKTADGSYVPLSRKCVDTGMGIERTVTILNGKKSVYETEIFLPLIRAVENLAGYTYGTDPEKDTSVRIICDHGRASTFILGDPKAVTPSNVGAGYVLRRLIRRAVRHGRKLGINRAFLSEVAAVVVEQLKGPYPELEENRDRIFSELQKEENKFLETLQKGEHEFEKILPNLLKDPRRVMSGRLAFKLYDTYGFPIELTEELAAEHGLSVNREEFDEAFKKHQELSRAGSEQVFKGGLADHGEMAVKYHTATHLLHKALKIVLGDHVAQKGSNITSERLRFDFSHPMPMTPEEIARVEAIVNEQIQRDLPVTMEIMSLEEAKAAGAIALFGEKYESQVKVYTIGDFSKEVCGGPHVDRTGKLGKFKIQKEQSSSAGVRRIRAVLE; this is translated from the coding sequence ATGGATGCAAACGAACTGAGAACGAAATACATCGAATTCTTTAAGTCCAAAGGACATGTACAAATTCAGGGAAAGTCCCTCATCCCTGATAACGATCCCACCGTTCTGTTTACGACGGCGGGAATGCACCCCCTGGTCCCCTACATTTTGGGCGAGCCCCATCCGGCGGGGACGCGGCTTACCAATTACCAGAAGTGTATTCGAACGGGTGACATAGAGTCGGTGGGGGATGCCAGCCATCTGACTTTCTTTGAAATGCTGGGCAACTGGTCCCTGGGGGATTATTTTAAAGAAGAAGCCATTTCGATGAGTTTTGAATTTCTCACCGATCCCAAATGGCTGGGGATCCCCATAGAAAAAATAGGGGTTACCGTCTTTGCGGGTGAACCGGGTATCCCCCGGGACGAAGAATCGGCGGCTATCTGGAAACGCCTGGGTATTCCGGAAGAACGAATCCGTTTCTTGCCCCGGGAAGACAACTGGTGGGGACCGGCGGGCACGACGGGCCCCTGTGGTCCCGACACGGAGATGTTTATCGATACGGGACGCCCCGCCTGCGGTCCCGATTGCGGTCCGGGCTGTAAATGTGGTAAGTGGCTTGAAATCTGGAACGATGTCTTCATGCAGTATAACAAGACCGCCGACGGCAGCTATGTGCCCTTAAGCAGGAAATGTGTGGATACGGGCATGGGCATCGAGCGAACCGTGACGATTCTCAATGGAAAGAAATCGGTTTACGAAACAGAGATATTCCTTCCCCTTATCCGAGCGGTGGAAAACCTGGCAGGCTATACCTACGGCACCGATCCTGAAAAGGATACGTCGGTGCGGATTATCTGTGATCATGGGCGGGCGAGTACCTTTATTTTGGGAGATCCTAAGGCGGTAACCCCCTCCAATGTGGGTGCCGGCTATGTATTGCGCCGTCTTATTCGCCGGGCGGTTCGTCATGGCCGCAAGCTCGGTATAAACCGGGCTTTTCTTTCCGAAGTGGCCGCGGTGGTGGTGGAGCAGCTGAAAGGCCCCTATCCTGAACTGGAAGAAAACAGGGATCGGATTTTTTCGGAACTCCAGAAAGAAGAAAACAAATTCCTCGAAACCCTCCAGAAGGGGGAACATGAGTTCGAAAAAATTCTCCCTAACCTTTTAAAGGATCCCCGGCGGGTGATGTCTGGCCGCTTGGCCTTTAAACTGTACGACACCTATGGCTTTCCTATTGAGTTAACCGAAGAACTCGCCGCAGAGCATGGCCTTTCGGTGAACCGGGAAGAGTTTGATGAGGCCTTTAAGAAGCACCAGGAGCTTTCCCGGGCCGGAAGCGAACAGGTGTTTAAGGGAGGCCTTGCAGACCATGGAGAGATGGCCGTAAAGTATCATACGGCAACCCACTTGCTCCATAAGGCGTTAAAGATTGTGCTGGGGGACCACGTGGCCCAGAAGGGCTCGAATATCACCTCGGAACGGCTCCGGTTTGATTTTTCCCATCCTATGCCCATGACTCCCGAAGAGATTGCCCGGGTGGAGGCCATCGTCAACGAGCAGATCCAGCGGGATCTCCCGGTTACCATGGAAATCATGTCCCTCGAGGAAGCAAAGGCCGCAGGGGCTATCGCCCTCTTTGGGGAAAAGTATGAATCCCAGGTAAAGGTGTATACGATTGGCGATTTTTCTAAAGAGGTGTGTGGTGGTCCCCATGTGGATCGGACGGGAAAACTGGGAAAATTCAAAATTCAAAAGGAACAATCCTCTTCGGCGGGGGTGCGACGAATTCGGGCGGTGTTGGAATAA
- the nusB gene encoding transcription antitermination factor NusB — MASRHKARILAFQALYSWDVSRVPLEDLLDFPWLEEEQQHKLDEGVAAFARLLIQGTLENIEAIDATIKAHLKNWDFSRVNKVDLAILRISTYALMFQKEMAPSIIIDEAIDLSREFGTDESYKFVNGVLDSIRRSLQR; from the coding sequence ATGGCCTCTCGTCACAAGGCTCGTATTTTAGCGTTTCAGGCCCTGTATTCGTGGGATGTCTCGCGGGTACCGCTGGAAGACCTGTTGGACTTCCCCTGGCTCGAAGAAGAGCAGCAGCACAAACTTGATGAGGGTGTAGCTGCCTTTGCGCGCCTTTTAATCCAGGGAACCCTTGAAAACATTGAGGCCATCGATGCTACCATTAAGGCCCACCTTAAGAATTGGGACTTTTCGCGGGTGAATAAGGTGGACCTGGCTATCCTTCGTATAAGCACCTACGCCCTCATGTTCCAAAAAGAGATGGCTCCTTCTATCATTATTGATGAGGCCATCGATCTTTCCCGGGAATTTGGCACCGATGAGTCCTATAAGTTTGTAAATGGCGTGCTTGATAGTATACGTCGATCGTTGCAGCGATAA
- the asnA gene encoding aspartate--ammonia ligase, which translates to MAPIIPPEYKPILDQRQTENAIKLVKDFFERNLSAELRLSRVTSPLFVPRGSGINDDLNGVERPVRFPVKNLQNQEMEVVQSLAKWKRMALADYGYSPGTGLYTDMNALRPDDDIDATHSIYVDQWDWELVMKEGQRNRAFLQHIVERIYEVLKRTEFVVHEQYPSITPILPEKITFIHAEDALKQYPHLEPAARERELARRYGAIFIIGIGAPLSNGKPHGGRAPDYDDWTTPGEDGKPGLNGDIIVWDPVRQDSLELSSMGIRVNKEALLRQLELTGTEERKHLLWHKRLLAGEFPQTIGGGIGQSRLCMFFLRKAHIGEVQASVWPDETVEICKKQGVPLL; encoded by the coding sequence ATGGCACCCATTATACCACCCGAATATAAACCGATTCTCGATCAACGACAGACCGAAAACGCAATTAAGCTGGTAAAGGATTTTTTTGAGCGGAACCTTTCGGCAGAACTCCGGCTTTCCCGGGTTACGAGTCCCCTCTTCGTTCCGCGGGGGTCAGGAATTAACGATGATCTCAATGGGGTAGAGCGACCGGTTCGTTTTCCCGTTAAAAACCTTCAGAACCAAGAGATGGAAGTGGTTCAATCCCTCGCAAAATGGAAGCGCATGGCCCTGGCCGATTACGGGTATAGCCCGGGAACAGGGCTCTACACCGATATGAACGCCCTTCGCCCCGATGATGACATCGACGCAACCCATTCTATTTACGTAGACCAATGGGATTGGGAACTGGTTATGAAAGAGGGCCAGCGGAACCGGGCCTTCCTTCAACACATCGTCGAGCGAATTTATGAGGTGCTCAAACGGACCGAATTCGTGGTCCACGAACAGTATCCCTCGATAACCCCGATTCTCCCTGAGAAGATTACCTTTATCCATGCCGAGGATGCCCTCAAGCAGTACCCTCATCTGGAACCGGCCGCCCGGGAACGGGAACTGGCCCGAAGGTATGGAGCGATTTTTATCATAGGAATTGGGGCCCCCCTTTCTAATGGGAAGCCCCACGGCGGCCGGGCCCCCGATTACGACGACTGGACCACGCCAGGGGAAGATGGTAAACCGGGACTCAACGGCGACATCATTGTCTGGGATCCGGTGCGGCAGGATTCGCTGGAACTTTCTTCCATGGGGATCCGGGTAAATAAGGAAGCTTTGTTACGTCAACTGGAACTCACCGGCACCGAGGAACGGAAGCACCTACTCTGGCATAAACGACTTCTGGCAGGCGAATTTCCTCAAACCATTGGCGGTGGGATTGGACAATCCCGGCTGTGTATGTTCTTCCTGAGAAAGGCCCATATCGGCGAAGTCCAGGCTTCGGTATGGCCCGACGAAACGGTGGAAATTTGCAAGAAGCAGGGGGTACCCCTTCTGTAA
- a CDS encoding ABC transporter permease, with protein sequence MKVFIEMFPIALMFGAPIVIAALGGLLSERSGIVNVALEGIMMVGGFTAASVTVLLEPVLPGWAPWIGLLCALLAGMVYSLLHALSSVNFKADQVVSGTALNILAGGFTVYLCQIIFKQQRTRAFSTGLAKITIPGLSNIPIIGPMLFDHVYPTFFVALALVVLVWFVVYKTAFGLRLRSCGEHPQAAASMGINVYRMRYLAVLASGLLAGLAGGVMVLTQDIQYTVTSIHGTGFIALGSLIFGKWNPWGVLGASLFFGFSQALSLYARDIPLMSGLPLEFFHLLPYVLTIGALVLFSNKSVGPRAAGEIYDPGKR encoded by the coding sequence ATGAAGGTCTTTATTGAAATGTTCCCCATTGCCCTTATGTTTGGGGCTCCCATTGTTATTGCAGCCCTGGGGGGGCTGTTGAGTGAGCGTTCGGGGATTGTGAATGTGGCCCTGGAAGGGATCATGATGGTAGGGGGCTTTACCGCCGCTTCGGTTACGGTGTTGCTCGAACCGGTGCTCCCCGGGTGGGCCCCGTGGATTGGTCTCCTGTGTGCCTTGCTTGCGGGGATGGTCTATTCCCTCTTACATGCCCTTTCATCGGTCAACTTTAAGGCTGATCAGGTGGTGTCGGGCACGGCCCTGAATATCCTCGCCGGCGGTTTTACGGTCTATCTCTGTCAGATTATTTTTAAGCAACAACGGACCCGCGCCTTTAGCACCGGTTTAGCAAAGATCACCATCCCTGGCCTGAGTAACATCCCCATCATAGGGCCCATGCTCTTTGATCATGTGTATCCCACCTTTTTTGTGGCCCTTGCCCTGGTAGTTCTGGTGTGGTTTGTGGTGTATAAAACCGCCTTCGGTCTGCGGCTTCGTTCCTGCGGGGAACATCCCCAGGCGGCGGCCTCTATGGGAATCAATGTGTACCGCATGCGGTACCTGGCGGTGCTGGCATCGGGGCTTCTTGCGGGGCTGGCGGGGGGTGTCATGGTCCTTACCCAGGATATCCAGTACACGGTGACCAGCATTCATGGAACGGGCTTTATTGCTCTGGGTTCCCTGATATTTGGCAAGTGGAATCCCTGGGGCGTGTTAGGGGCTTCCCTCTTTTTTGGTTTTTCCCAGGCCCTGTCCCTTTATGCCCGGGATATTCCCCTTATGTCGGGGCTTCCCCTGGAATTTTTCCACCTCTTGCCCTATGTGCTGACTATTGGAGCCCTGGTGCTGTTTTCCAATAAGTCCGTAGGACCCCGGGCGGCGGGAGAGATATACGATCCTGGAAAACGATAA
- the pdxT gene encoding pyridoxal 5'-phosphate synthase glutaminase subunit PdxT, with the protein MPLVGILALQGGVAEHAEMLSSIPEVKVRLVRIASDLEGVEALILPGGESTAVGHILATDPRGTALREAVLERIAQGFPVWGTCMGAILLAGKIRNDHRRHLAVMDIEVTRNAYGSQLESFRTMEPVKGIEGGPFPMVFIRAPVISQVGPEVEVLATHRGHVVACRQGKLLATTFHPELTNDSRFHRYFLSFIS; encoded by the coding sequence ATGCCCCTGGTGGGAATATTGGCCCTTCAAGGGGGAGTGGCGGAACACGCAGAAATGCTTTCGTCCATCCCCGAGGTAAAGGTCCGTCTGGTACGGATTGCCTCGGACCTGGAAGGGGTAGAGGCCCTTATTCTGCCGGGGGGAGAGAGCACGGCGGTGGGGCATATCCTTGCCACTGACCCCCGGGGTACGGCGTTACGAGAAGCCGTGCTCGAGCGTATTGCACAAGGGTTCCCGGTGTGGGGAACCTGCATGGGAGCTATTCTTCTGGCGGGTAAGATTCGCAACGATCATCGGCGGCACCTGGCCGTGATGGATATCGAAGTGACCCGCAACGCCTATGGGAGCCAGCTAGAGAGCTTTCGAACCATGGAACCGGTTAAGGGCATCGAAGGCGGCCCCTTCCCTATGGTATTTATCCGGGCTCCGGTGATTAGCCAGGTGGGCCCCGAGGTAGAGGTTCTTGCCACCCATCGGGGCCATGTGGTGGCCTGCCGCCAGGGGAAGCTCCTTGCCACGACCTTTCACCCTGAACTTACCAATGACAGCCGCTTCCATCGGTATTTTTTAAGTTTTATCTCCTAG
- a CDS encoding ABC transporter ATP-binding protein has product MAYIIEMLDIVKTFPGIRANDGITLQVEEGSIHALLGENGAGKSTLMSILFGLYQPDRGTIKVRGKEVFIKDPNEATRLGIGMVHQHFKLVHNFTVTENIILGQEPRKGLCLNIKEAEQRVAELSKRYGLEVDPRSKIEDISVGMQQRVEILKMLYRDAQILIFDEPTAVLTPQEVHELMGILRRLVQEGKTVLLITHKLKEIKEVAEVCTVLRRGKVVGTVPVRDVSEAQLAEMMVGRSVSFSVNKKPAQPKDVVFEVRDLYAKNARGFMAVRGVSFHIRSGEILGLCGIDGNGQTELVYALTGLAPVEKGTILLKGKDITHASVKERLESGLGHIPEDRHKHGLILDFRLDENLVIHSFNRPPFSRYGILDYQRIRQNAERLINEFDVRSGEGPATPSRSLSGGNQQKAIVAREIDRSPEVLIVAQPTRGLDVGAIEYIHQRLVEERDKGKAILLVSLELDEILDLSDRIAVIFNGEIVAEVDAAQTNENELGLYMAGSRKAVSV; this is encoded by the coding sequence ATGGCCTACATCATAGAAATGCTGGATATCGTAAAAACCTTTCCGGGAATTCGGGCAAATGATGGAATAACCCTGCAGGTGGAAGAAGGTTCTATCCATGCTCTGTTGGGAGAAAATGGGGCAGGAAAATCTACCCTCATGAGCATCCTGTTTGGGTTGTACCAACCCGATAGGGGTACCATTAAGGTTCGAGGAAAGGAAGTTTTCATAAAGGATCCCAATGAAGCCACCCGCCTCGGAATTGGAATGGTGCATCAGCATTTTAAGCTGGTGCATAATTTTACGGTTACTGAGAACATCATTCTGGGACAGGAACCGAGAAAGGGTCTGTGCCTCAATATTAAAGAGGCAGAACAACGGGTTGCTGAGTTATCAAAACGGTATGGCCTTGAGGTCGACCCCCGCTCTAAAATCGAAGATATTTCTGTAGGCATGCAACAACGGGTAGAAATCCTCAAAATGCTCTATCGGGATGCCCAGATTCTTATCTTTGATGAACCGACTGCCGTATTAACCCCTCAGGAAGTGCACGAACTGATGGGGATCCTTCGTCGTTTAGTGCAGGAGGGAAAGACCGTTTTACTTATCACCCATAAACTAAAAGAAATAAAGGAAGTAGCTGAAGTCTGCACGGTCCTTCGACGGGGAAAAGTAGTGGGGACAGTCCCGGTTCGGGATGTTTCGGAAGCCCAACTGGCGGAAATGATGGTTGGCCGATCCGTGAGTTTTTCGGTGAACAAGAAACCTGCTCAGCCAAAGGATGTGGTTTTTGAAGTCCGTGATTTGTATGCTAAAAATGCCCGGGGCTTCATGGCGGTACGGGGGGTTAGTTTCCATATCCGTTCCGGGGAAATTCTCGGCCTCTGTGGTATTGATGGAAATGGCCAGACCGAACTGGTGTATGCCCTGACCGGTCTTGCGCCGGTGGAAAAGGGCACGATCCTATTAAAAGGTAAGGATATTACCCACGCGTCAGTGAAGGAACGACTCGAATCTGGTCTGGGTCATATCCCGGAGGACCGACACAAACATGGCCTTATCCTGGATTTCCGGCTCGATGAAAACCTGGTAATCCATTCATTTAATCGTCCCCCCTTCTCTCGCTATGGGATTCTCGATTATCAGCGGATCCGCCAAAACGCCGAACGGCTTATCAACGAGTTTGATGTGCGATCCGGCGAAGGCCCCGCCACTCCTTCGCGGAGCCTTTCGGGGGGGAATCAGCAGAAGGCTATCGTGGCCCGAGAAATCGATCGCTCTCCGGAAGTGCTTATTGTGGCGCAACCTACCCGGGGGCTCGATGTGGGGGCCATTGAGTATATCCATCAACGGCTTGTGGAAGAACGGGACAAGGGCAAGGCGATTCTCCTGGTTTCTCTGGAACTGGATGAAATCCTCGACCTTTCTGATCGAATCGCGGTTATTTTTAATGGGGAAATTGTGGCAGAAGTAGATGCGGCGCAGACAAACGAAAATGAATTGGGACTGTATATGGCTGGTTCCCGAAAGGCGGTGAGTGTATGA
- the pdxS gene encoding pyridoxal 5'-phosphate synthase lyase subunit PdxS: MENRFEINRDLARMLKGGVIMDVVNAEQARIAEAAGAVAVMALERVPADIRRQGGVARMSDPKLIKEIKAAVSIPVMAKVRIGHFMEARILEAIGIDYIDESEVLTPADESYHIDKKSFRIPFVCGARDLGEALRRIGEGAAMIRTKGEAGTGNVVEAVRHLRTVNDQIRRLVNLPREELMTAAKELQAPYDLVVYVAEHGKLPVVNFAAGGVATPADAALMMALGADGVFVGSGIFKSSDPEKRAAAIVKAVTYWQDPQILAEVSEGLGEAMNSIDLRELAPHERLAERGW; the protein is encoded by the coding sequence ATGGAGAATCGGTTTGAGATAAATCGGGACCTTGCCCGGATGCTTAAGGGCGGGGTTATTATGGATGTGGTCAATGCCGAACAGGCCCGAATTGCGGAGGCCGCAGGGGCGGTGGCGGTTATGGCCCTGGAACGGGTGCCGGCGGATATTCGGCGGCAGGGTGGGGTAGCTCGTATGAGCGATCCGAAACTCATAAAAGAAATAAAGGCCGCCGTCAGTATCCCCGTCATGGCAAAGGTCCGGATCGGTCATTTTATGGAAGCCCGCATACTAGAGGCGATTGGGATTGATTATATTGATGAAAGCGAGGTGCTTACCCCCGCGGATGAATCCTATCATATTGATAAAAAGAGTTTCCGGATTCCCTTTGTGTGTGGGGCCCGGGATCTCGGAGAAGCCCTCAGGCGAATCGGCGAAGGGGCGGCCATGATCCGAACTAAGGGAGAGGCTGGTACGGGCAATGTGGTGGAAGCGGTGCGGCACCTACGAACGGTGAATGATCAAATTCGGCGCCTCGTCAATCTGCCCCGGGAAGAATTGATGACCGCCGCCAAGGAACTGCAGGCTCCCTATGACCTCGTGGTATATGTGGCGGAACATGGAAAACTGCCGGTGGTGAATTTTGCGGCCGGAGGGGTGGCTACGCCTGCCGATGCGGCGTTGATGATGGCCCTGGGGGCCGATGGGGTCTTCGTGGGATCGGGTATCTTTAAGTCTTCGGATCCGGAAAAACGGGCCGCCGCTATCGTAAAGGCCGTTACCTACTGGCAGGACCCCCAAATCTTGGCGGAAGTCTCCGAAGGGCTCGGAGAAGCCATGAATAGTATCGATCTCAGGGAATTGGCCCCCCACGAACGTCTTGCGGAGCGGGGGTGGTAA
- a CDS encoding ABC transporter permease, with protein sequence MKRREQRRIVVPLVAVLLGFLVGALVIIVTGRSPAVLFISLIRTLTGLDLSGASDFNPRYVGEFIVQALPIILTGLSVAFAFRTGLFNIGAEGQLMIGSLAAVTVALLVKAPPLVHPLLCLLAAMAAGALWGLIPGYLKARFNVHEVVVSIMMNYTALHFVNWALLQFGSVDRVKTPDFPPTATLKSAFLSSITNGSRLNWGIIPVVLALLFFWFIIEKTTFGYRLRAVGFNKEGARYAGMRVELNIMLSMMIAGAFAGLAGAVITLGTFNFGRVLPAFEGYGMDGIAVALVGANHAGGVLFSGLLFGLLKAAQPLMQSQGIPREISQIIQASIVLFIAMRLGIEMLLSFISSNIGSKGGSKGRARS encoded by the coding sequence ATGAAGCGCAGGGAGCAACGACGAATTGTGGTGCCCTTAGTAGCGGTCCTCCTTGGCTTCCTGGTGGGGGCCCTGGTCATCATTGTGACAGGACGATCGCCGGCGGTCCTTTTTATTTCCCTTATCCGAACATTAACAGGGCTGGACCTCTCGGGGGCAAGCGATTTTAATCCCCGCTATGTGGGAGAATTCATAGTCCAGGCCCTTCCCATTATCCTTACGGGATTATCGGTGGCCTTTGCGTTCCGGACGGGGCTTTTTAATATCGGGGCGGAAGGGCAGCTCATGATAGGTTCTCTTGCGGCGGTGACGGTGGCCCTCCTGGTAAAGGCGCCTCCCCTGGTGCATCCGCTGCTTTGCCTCCTGGCGGCTATGGCTGCGGGGGCCCTGTGGGGCCTTATTCCGGGGTACCTCAAGGCCCGGTTTAATGTGCACGAGGTGGTGGTATCTATCATGATGAATTATACGGCCCTCCATTTTGTAAACTGGGCGCTTTTACAGTTTGGTTCGGTGGACCGGGTCAAGACCCCTGATTTTCCCCCTACGGCTACGCTGAAGAGTGCCTTCCTCTCGAGTATTACCAATGGGTCCCGTTTAAATTGGGGCATTATCCCTGTGGTCCTCGCCCTTCTTTTCTTCTGGTTCATAATAGAAAAGACCACCTTTGGCTATCGCCTGCGGGCGGTGGGGTTTAACAAAGAAGGGGCCCGCTATGCGGGCATGCGGGTGGAACTCAATATCATGCTTTCCATGATGATAGCCGGTGCCTTTGCGGGTCTTGCGGGGGCGGTAATAACCCTGGGAACCTTTAATTTTGGTCGGGTGCTCCCCGCCTTTGAAGGATACGGCATGGATGGTATTGCGGTGGCCCTGGTCGGCGCTAACCATGCGGGGGGAGTCCTCTTCTCAGGTCTCCTCTTTGGGCTCCTTAAGGCAGCCCAGCCGCTCATGCAATCCCAGGGAATTCCCCGGGAAATTTCCCAGATTATCCAGGCATCGATAGTGCTCTTTATTGCCATGCGGCTTGGTATCGAAATGCTCCTTTCTTTCATTAGTTCAAATATCGGTTCAAAGGGTGGTTCAAAAGGGAGGGCTCGTTCATGA
- a CDS encoding peptidyl-prolyl cis-trans isomerase, translating to MKRITSVVILLCCGVVGLFAQAELQPVALVKLTKTEPITVKQLKTEVQKLEAQSGRTLTLDERKQVLEVMINKRLALQAAERDKVTVSDAELNQQLQQSRALMAQSLGRQPTDAEFEAAVKKETGYDLATYKEELRKELTVQKYLLTQKKDLIQSIKAPTEAEIKDFYELNKAKLVRPDTVRFSMIFVPAGNDAASKAKAKELAEKLAKDIGGNPAKFDEMVLKGQTPNAGYQAGDGGYLPKSAEAQQIVGTEFMNVAFSLKQGEVSRLLENQKGYQIIKVTETYSQKVLELDDIYQLGTRITVREYIGNMLLQQRQQAVLEKASNELVAELRKGNPFQIFEKNIAW from the coding sequence ATGAAACGGATTACAAGTGTGGTAATACTGTTGTGTTGTGGGGTGGTGGGGCTTTTTGCGCAGGCAGAGCTTCAACCGGTAGCGCTGGTAAAACTTACGAAAACCGAACCTATCACGGTGAAACAGCTCAAAACGGAAGTCCAAAAGCTGGAAGCCCAGTCAGGGCGGACCTTGACCTTGGATGAACGAAAACAGGTGCTCGAGGTAATGATTAACAAGCGGCTTGCCCTCCAGGCGGCAGAACGGGACAAGGTGACTGTCTCTGATGCGGAGCTTAATCAACAGTTGCAACAATCAAGGGCCCTGATGGCCCAGTCCCTGGGGCGCCAGCCTACGGATGCGGAATTCGAAGCGGCCGTAAAAAAAGAAACGGGCTATGATTTAGCTACCTATAAAGAAGAACTACGCAAGGAACTCACGGTCCAGAAATACCTGCTTACCCAAAAAAAAGATCTTATCCAGTCTATCAAGGCCCCTACGGAAGCGGAAATTAAGGATTTTTATGAGTTGAATAAAGCCAAATTGGTGCGTCCCGATACGGTCCGTTTTTCTATGATTTTTGTTCCTGCCGGAAATGATGCGGCGAGTAAAGCCAAAGCAAAAGAATTGGCAGAGAAATTGGCAAAAGATATCGGTGGGAACCCCGCTAAATTCGATGAGATGGTTCTCAAGGGACAGACCCCCAATGCGGGGTATCAGGCAGGAGATGGGGGGTATCTTCCAAAGAGTGCGGAGGCCCAGCAGATTGTGGGCACCGAATTCATGAATGTGGCCTTTTCGCTCAAGCAGGGGGAAGTGTCGCGGCTTCTAGAAAATCAGAAGGGATATCAAATTATTAAGGTTACGGAGACCTATTCCCAGAAAGTGTTAGAGCTGGACGATATTTACCAACTCGGAACTCGCATCACGGTCCGGGAATACATTGGCAACATGCTCCTCCAGCAGCGGCAACAGGCGGTTCTCGAGAAGGCCTCCAATGAATTGGTGGCGGAACTGCGAAAGGGGAACCCCTTTCAGATTTTTGAAAAGAATATAGCCTGGTAA
- a CDS encoding RNA polymerase sigma factor RpoD/SigA, which produces MTAKTMVKKNKHTNEVLSDENVLSIYLKEINKIPLLTREEEDAIARAAALGDKAARDKLAAANLRFVVNVAKKYQNQGIPLSDLISEGNIGLLHAIERYDVNKGYHFISYAVWWIRQAILKAICEKSRMIRLPLNRANELVQIEKARRTMEGNSSDEEIQEIARILDMDASHVADLINISREMVSLESPVYTDKDASSIGDFLEDTTYKAPEEQAIENALKEDIDAVLATLTQKEAEVIRYRFGLNGYAPMSLKEIGDRFNLTKERIRQIEKKALKRLQHPSRRQYLESYVA; this is translated from the coding sequence ATGACAGCAAAGACCATGGTGAAAAAGAATAAACATACCAATGAAGTACTTTCGGATGAGAATGTCCTTTCGATATATCTTAAAGAAATAAATAAGATTCCCCTTCTTACCCGGGAAGAAGAGGATGCCATAGCCCGGGCTGCGGCCCTGGGAGATAAGGCCGCCCGGGATAAGCTTGCGGCGGCCAACCTTCGGTTTGTGGTGAATGTGGCGAAGAAATATCAAAACCAGGGTATTCCCCTTTCGGATCTTATCAGTGAAGGGAATATAGGATTGCTCCATGCGATTGAACGGTACGATGTGAATAAGGGGTATCACTTTATTTCCTATGCGGTGTGGTGGATTCGACAGGCGATTTTAAAAGCCATATGCGAGAAATCCCGGATGATTCGCTTACCCCTGAATCGGGCGAATGAACTCGTGCAGATAGAAAAGGCCCGGCGCACTATGGAGGGGAATTCTTCTGATGAGGAAATCCAGGAGATTGCCCGCATTCTTGATATGGATGCTTCCCATGTGGCGGACCTCATTAATATCAGTCGGGAAATGGTTTCTCTGGAAAGCCCCGTATACACCGACAAGGATGCTTCCAGTATTGGGGACTTCCTTGAAGATACTACCTACAAGGCGCCAGAAGAACAGGCCATCGAAAATGCCCTGAAAGAGGATATCGATGCGGTGCTGGCTACCTTAACCCAGAAGGAAGCGGAGGTTATTCGCTATCGTTTTGGTCTGAACGGTTATGCTCCCATGTCCCTTAAGGAGATTGGGGATCGCTTTAACCTTACCAAAGAGCGGATTCGTCAAATTGAAAAGAAGGCCTTAAAGCGGCTCCAGCACCCCTCCCGGCGCCAGTACCTGGAAAGTTACGTGGCGTAA
- a CDS encoding co-chaperone GroES codes for MTVKPLADRVMVKLEKSETKTAGGIIIPDTAQEKTQTGVVVAVGDDKDAIKVSVGQKVMYDKYAGTQIKIDGVEHLILKMSDIIAIIE; via the coding sequence ATGACGGTAAAGCCTCTTGCTGACCGGGTAATGGTTAAGCTTGAAAAATCCGAAACGAAAACCGCGGGGGGAATCATCATCCCTGATACGGCTCAGGAGAAAACCCAGACCGGTGTAGTAGTTGCTGTGGGTGATGACAAGGATGCTATTAAGGTTTCTGTAGGACAGAAAGTAATGTACGATAAGTATGCGGGAACCCAGATTAAAATAGATGGGGTAGAGCATCTTATCCTGAAGATGTCGGATATCATCGCTATTATCGAATAA